In Desulfurellaceae bacterium, the sequence ACGGTCACGGTGACGACGCTGGGGCAGGAGTTTGTGGAGGGGGCCGTGGGGGAATGTGTGGTGGAGGACTTCCCGGACCTGGGGCAGACGGTCACCCTGGAGTGGCGGCAGAACAGTCAGAACTTCGTGATTACGGATGTGCAGTAGGGGCGACCCATGCAAAGTGTCAAGTTTGCAACGTGGCCGGGCGCCTATTCGCCATTGACCGAAAACGCGAGCAGGGCATTGCCCGGCACCCCGCCCCGATAGCCGTAGCCGGAGTGGACATACAGCATGCCGTCCACAATGGTTGGCCCCGGGCCGTCAAACGAGCCGCCCTTGGTCGGGACGCCGTTGGTGCTCGCATACTCCTGGAGGGCGTTGTAGTCCCAGATGACAGCGCCGGTGTCGGTGGCATAGCCGCGCAGATGGCCGTCGACCGACCCGGAAAACACCACGCCGGGCAGGGCCGACACCGCCGCGGACTGGGCCGGACTGCACTGTGGTCGGTCGCCACAGCCGACCGCCGGGACGTGCCATTGCCGCGCGCCGCTTTCGATATCCAGGGCAAACAGGCCGCCCCCAACGCTGCCGTCCAGGACCCGGGTCCAGCTTCCGTCCGCCTGCTCGACCGTCTTCCGAACGACATCCGACAGGGCCACATAGACCTGGGTGGCATCGGCCGCCGAGCCCCACTGAATCCCGCCCAGCAGGCCGCCCTTGCCGACCCGCTCCTGCCACAGCATTGCTCCGTTCCGGTCCGGGTCAAGGGCGTGCATCACCCCGGACTTTTGGCCGGCCAGGAGGATCCGCCGCCCGTCGGGCAGGATCCGCAGGATGGGGGAGGAGGCGAAGTCCAGGTCCGGGCCGCGCGCCTGCGGACAGTTGGTATCATCCTCCAGCTCACAGGCCGTGTTCCAGGCGTCGTTGGGCGTGAATTGCTTCGACCAGACGATGGCGCCGGTGCGCAAATCGAGGGCCACGACCGCATCGCTCGTCAGCGAGACCGGGTCGGAATAATTGTCGCCCGTGGCCACATACAGGCGGTTGCGCTCGGGGTCGAGCGTCGGGGAGGACCAGACCGTGGCGCCGGACGGCCCCCATAACTGCACGCCGATGGCATTTTTGCGAACCGGCGCCGGGGGATCTGGAATGGTATACGCTTGCCAGACCAGCTGGCCGGTAACACGGTCGAGCGCCATGACCGTGCCGCGAAACGTACAACACTCGTAGGTGGGGTCGGCGCCGGCGAGTTCCTCCAGGGAGGTGGTGGCCACGTAGAGCCGGTCGGCGTGGGTTTTGGGCGAGCCCGTAATCCGCGCCAGGGGATGGGCGTTGACGTTCACTTTCCAGAGTTCCTGGCCCGTGCGGGCATCCAGCGCATACACGTTGGCCGCCGCGTCGCCCGCATAGACCACAAAGCGCGGCGGGGTCGTGCCCGGCAGGCTCTCGACCACCATGGTTGCGCGGACCCCACTGTCCGTTTTCACCGACCAGTACAAGCAGCCGGTTTTGGCATCGAGCGAATAAATACGGCCCTGGAGCGAACCGATAAACACCCGGCCGCCGACCACCGTCGGCTGGGAAACCCGAAAACCCATGGGCAAGCCAAACACCCATTTGACCTGCAGCGCAGGCACCTGGGCGGCGCTGAGCCCGGCGGCTTGGGCAGGTTGGAAGCGGGTGTTGAAGGGATCGACGCCCCAGCCGTTCCACTGTGGGGCGCCGTCTTCCACCGCAAAGGTCCCCGGTGCGTCGGCACAGAACCCGGCGACCGTTGCATCTGTGTCGGTCGGCGGCGGCAGCGTCTTGCCGGTTATCCATTCCGAGAGGGCCTGCCGTTCTGGACCGGTCCGCATCATGCCGAGGAACTTCATCCTGCCACGTTCCAGAGAATTCAGGACCGTTGAGGCGGGCAGGCGCGCCATGGCGTCACGGTGTGGCGCGCGTTTGACCTGCCCCTCGTGGCGGTGTGCGCAGTACGCCTGGTAGAGCGCGGCGCCGTCGCTTTCCCCTTGTGGTGGAGAGAGCGCCCAGCTCGGAGCACGGCTCA encodes:
- a CDS encoding PQQ-binding-like beta-propeller repeat protein; the encoded protein is MSVRKGSLKRKIQVMIQALVIGLLVSSVSRAPSWALSPPQGESDGAALYQAYCAHRHEGQVKRAPHRDAMARLPASTVLNSLERGRMKFLGMMRTGPERQALSEWITGKTLPPPTDTDATVAGFCADAPGTFAVEDGAPQWNGWGVDPFNTRFQPAQAAGLSAAQVPALQVKWVFGLPMGFRVSQPTVVGGRVFIGSLQGRIYSLDAKTGCLYWSVKTDSGVRATMVVESLPGTTPPRFVVYAGDAAANVYALDARTGQELWKVNVNAHPLARITGSPKTHADRLYVATTSLEELAGADPTYECCTFRGTVMALDRVTGQLVWQAYTIPDPPAPVRKNAIGVQLWGPSGATVWSSPTLDPERNRLYVATGDNYSDPVSLTSDAVVALDLRTGAIVWSKQFTPNDAWNTACELEDDTNCPQARGPDLDFASSPILRILPDGRRILLAGQKSGVMHALDPDRNGAMLWQERVGKGGLLGGIQWGSAADATQVYVALSDVVRKTVEQADGSWTRVLDGSVGGGLFALDIESGARQWHVPAVGCGDRPQCSPAQSAAVSALPGVVFSGSVDGHLRGYATDTGAVIWDYNALQEYASTNGVPTKGGSFDGPGPTIVDGMLYVHSGYGYRGGVPGNALLAFSVNGE